In Eleutherodactylus coqui strain aEleCoq1 chromosome 4, aEleCoq1.hap1, whole genome shotgun sequence, the following are encoded in one genomic region:
- the NGF gene encoding beta-nerve growth factor isoform X3, with protein MSMLYYTLIIAFLIGIQAAPKTKDHAPAGSSTKHRIPHHHTHRTKSLHRNHGRIETNEPATFHNITVDPKLFRKRKFRSPRVLFSTQPPPLSEDLRNLEYLDDEESLNKTIRAKRTVHPVLHRGEFSVCDSVSMWVGEKTTATDIKGKEVTVLGEVNINNNVFKQYFFETKCRDPKPVSSGCRGIDAKHWNSYCTTTHTFVKALTMEGKQAAWRFIRIDTACVCVLSRKGRS; from the coding sequence ATGTCCATGTTGTACTACACTCTGATTATAGCATTTCTGATCGGCATACAGGCTGCACCAAAGACGAAGGACCATGCCCCAGCCGGTTCATCCACAAAGCATCGTATTCCGCATCATCACACACATCGAACTAAGTCACTTCACCGAAATCATGGCAGAATAGAGACAAATGAACCTGCAACTTTTCACAACATTACAGTTGACCCTAAACTTTTCAGGAAGAGGAAATTTCGCTCTCCAAGGGTTTTGTTCAGCACCCAACCTCCACCATTGTCAGAGGACCTGCGGAACTTGGAATATTTAGACGATGAGGAATCCCTCAATAAAACTATCAGAGCTAAAAGAACGGTGCATCCAGTGCTCCATCGTGGGGAGTTTTCTGTATGCGATAGTGTCAGTATGTGGGTTGGTGAAAAAACCACAGCCACGGACATCAAGGGCAAGGAAGTAACTGTGTTGGGGGAAGTCAATATAAATAATAACGTTTTTAAACAGTACTTTTTTGAGACCAAATGTAGAGATCCAAAGCCAGTTTCAAGTGGATGCCGTGGGATTGATGCAAAGCATTGGAACTCCTATTGCACCACCACGCATACGTTTGTCAAAGCTTTGACAATGGAAGGGAAGCAAGCAGCGTGGAGGTTCATACGGATAGATACAGCTTGTGTCTGTGTGCTCAGCAGAAAGGGCCGATCATAA